The Mesorhizobium sp. NBSH29 genome has a segment encoding these proteins:
- a CDS encoding AAA family ATPase: MEMNLTDARALFSIYFDGDTPTMMWSPPGVGKSSLVKQFCIERKIGMIDFRASTRDAVALMGIPNVEGDTTKWKVPDEFPQVERDGESGVLHLDEINVASPSMQAACYGLVLDRRVGEYVLPKGWRVAGSGNRQSDRAAAQRMPSALANRFAHIDIVPHLETSVNHFNDIGLDPMLTAFLRFRPGLLHNMENPELRSFPTPRSWEQAAKYIALPSADRRGAIAGIVGEGAGAELEGFINVYKNLPSLDLVLANPNSAPVPSEPSARFAISVGLGRKVNAKTFDAGMAYISRLPREFEIMFAVDAVRRDPGLSHTKTFTDWAVRNQDVTLG, encoded by the coding sequence ATGGAAATGAACCTCACCGACGCACGAGCCCTCTTTAGCATCTACTTCGACGGCGACACCCCCACAATGATGTGGAGCCCGCCCGGAGTCGGCAAATCATCGCTGGTCAAACAATTCTGCATCGAACGAAAGATCGGCATGATCGACTTCCGAGCATCCACCCGCGATGCGGTTGCCCTCATGGGCATCCCGAACGTGGAAGGCGACACCACCAAATGGAAGGTTCCTGACGAGTTCCCGCAGGTTGAGAGAGACGGTGAGTCCGGGGTTCTTCACCTTGACGAGATCAATGTCGCCTCCCCCTCTATGCAGGCTGCCTGTTATGGCCTCGTTCTTGATCGGAGGGTAGGCGAGTACGTTCTCCCGAAAGGATGGCGTGTTGCTGGATCTGGCAACCGGCAAAGCGACAGGGCGGCAGCGCAGCGCATGCCATCAGCGCTCGCCAATCGTTTCGCACATATCGACATCGTTCCGCACCTCGAAACGTCGGTCAACCATTTCAATGACATCGGTCTAGACCCGATGCTCACAGCGTTCTTGCGCTTCCGGCCAGGGTTGCTGCACAACATGGAGAATCCAGAGCTGCGTTCGTTCCCAACCCCGCGCTCCTGGGAACAGGCCGCCAAATATATTGCCTTGCCCTCTGCCGATCGTCGGGGCGCAATTGCAGGCATCGTAGGGGAGGGTGCAGGCGCGGAGCTCGAGGGTTTCATCAACGTCTACAAAAACCTTCCATCGCTCGACCTAGTGCTTGCCAATCCCAACAGCGCCCCCGTTCCTTCGGAGCCTTCTGCGCGGTTTGCAATCTCGGTCGGGCTGGGTCGAAAAGTGAACGCCAAAACCTTCGATGCAGGCATGGCATATATCTCCCGATTGCCAAGGGAGTTTGAAATCATGTTCGCCGTGGACGCGGTGCGCCGAGACCCCGGCCTTTCCCATACAAAAACTTTCACAGATTGGGCTGTTCGCAACCAGGACGTGACCCTTGGCTAA